The stretch of DNA TATTTAATTGTGGAATTGTATAAACTCGTGCTAGGAAACATTATAAAAGTAATTCAACATTATATGTATTAAAATGCTATACAAATTTATTAAATGTCTCTATACATGAATGAATTAGTGCTAatgatcatgctaagcatgtgACTAACCCTAATTACCGGtaattaacacctggggtgttacagctaGTTCATCAGAATTACAGATGGTGAAGACTGAAGATGAAAAAAATTAGTGGTGCTTGGTGGCCAGACCTGTGGAGGTGACGACGGGCTGGACGTCGGCGCGCTTGGCCAGCGCCTCCATGCACTCCTCCATGCTCATCCCGAACGTCATGCACTTCTCAATCAGGTGCTGCACCTGCGACAGCAACCACCGTAAATTACTCCGACCCTGACCTCTCTCAAGAACACGGAGACGAGCGCAGTGTCGGTACATACAGGAATGGATAGATGGTCAGTTTACTCAGTTACCGTGTGGATGTAAGAGGCAGGGTTGGAGTCGTCTCCCAACGCCATGGATCCTTTCTTGTGAAAGCTACACTAGATAGAAGAAAAAGCTACACTAGATAGCCAGCCAGCGCCCTGTTGGCTTTCCtctcttcgtcttcctcccgGAGCAGTTGGCCAGTTGCCTCAGCAAAGCAAGTCTATGGCTGCCCGCAATCTGACTGTGTGTGACGATAAGGCGTGCAGAGTCGACAGGGGAGGATCCTATATATACATGCGCCACGGATGAGGACACCGccccccgcccgccgcctcgcTGGGACGAGTCCACGGCGCCTCCCGCCCGGCGACGGGCCCGAGGCGGCACGGAGGGGGCGCCCGGCGGCGTTCAcgtgggcgcggggcggcggttgGCGGAGCGGAGATTGGAAAGCGACGTGGGGCGCGGAATATCTTTTCTCCCCCGCCCCCGGTCTATGCCGGCGGGCCCTCTGTAGGAAAACaagtaggctacgctagcatcactaccgcatatatccaagatacttgcgagtagaagatcataaatcgttaccactagacgcgcagcgcagcggaagaagtcgcgcgtcgatgtagaggaagtagtcgatcacgtcccacgaaccgagctcctcgtacttgatcccagcagccgatcagcgcagcagtcgcagcagcgcctccacggagtccacatgtacggggatgaaacgccgggcgttggtgtgctagcaccgcacgcacggcaagggcggcggccgagagagagggaggggcggcggctagggaggtggcgcagctcaCCGGGgtctcgcccccctagcccctccctcgtatatatagggcgtactaatgggcttctatctcatatgcccattagtaaccctaatccctcttggatcaatatcctcttgggcctttaaaccgtattgtgatgatgggctcttgggcatatcaccaacaatctcccacttgcactagagacaatcatacaggcaagctttccaacattccaaaccccttaagtgtgtgacccgtaaggttcatgtgtaggtggtcgtgatcggaaatcatttccaaatcacaagtcaatagcggcacctagtaggacatagtgactcacaaatacacataaagatcatatcggccgaaccttagatatactcataaaccgatccctttgccacacgataccagtcaagctcaaagcgagatgcgtgccacctttgtgatagctcgaccattctctcgatctaatagtggattctattcataactaacctttagtcatcatgattaactctttaatcacttttggcatggccatgcactttcaaattcaactatctcgaggggcccagagatatctctcccgttatctaggaggggcaaatttcatcttgatccgctcacatcccattcaatgtttcatgacacacatgttagctacttttgtaactacccagtcacggagtagcgtttagcagccccaagatgcaccactacacacagtgagaaacaatagcgatctcaggtctaaggatccagtaaGTATAACattcaagaacaactgatggcacatacaaaataacaattccaacattgtcttggagtgggtcaatccaacaccatgttcaccaacatgtgtccacatcattaatccgatatctccatatccatgattcgtgaaacatgatcatcaattaatgcatgtgctagtctcaatgtcgttgttgtcccacacaacgacataaactagggataatttagaatcatatcattgtcaacaaagagtttcacgaacaaatcacatacttgataatcaatgtaaaaaataatcatccatggaacaaataacaattattttatcattacataaacatactcatgacacaaaaatctcccacgcacactagaattactgatgcaagtatctaatacccatagatctcatgtgcgcctcatgttttggttgtgggagaggtttcgtcaacggatcagcaacgtttgaatccgtgtgcaccttgcaaaccttcacatcacctctctcaacaaagttacggatgaggtgatacttccgcagtatatgtctagacttcttagttgttctaggctcctttgctagtgcaacggcaccagtGGCGGAGGACGCCGAAAATTTTAGGTGTGGCGGTGGATTACTAGATTATGTTCAAATATTATACGAAAATAAAGGTTCACAACAAAAGTATAGTTTAGAAGTACCTCAAATGAAGAAAAACACGTAAAGTACGCATCAAATCAACAATTGGACCAAAGAAGCTATCAAACAAAGAGAAAACATAAATTAGTAACGAAATATTagagttaaaatattaaatgtaataCAAGATACACAATTAGAGTATAGAGTTATACCgatatatttattattagttGCGTCTAGGAGACTTTGGCAATTGCATATTtctatctttttttcttctgaaaAGCCTTCTTGATagattgaagatcaattcctttAAATATCTCCCGCTCAATATACACCACCATCAAGTCATTAAGCCAACCATCGGACATCTTGTTCCGCAACTCAGTTTTAATAATCTTCATGGCTGAAAAGGCTCTTTCAACTGATGCAGTTGCTACTGGTAGCAGCAATGCCAGCTCAATTAGGCGATAAACCAAGGGAAATATTTCATGCCTCTTAAGTTCAACCATTTTCATTGCTAGGCTTGCAAGGTCATAACAAGCGCTGAATGCCTCAACTCTTCTAACATGAATAATGAAGGTTTCTAACTGGTCTTTTATTCTTTTCCGGTcatcaaaagaaaaatcatCCAAATATATATCCGTGAGGCGAGCAAGTTTATTCACATCAAAGTTAGAGAATGAATCTCTAGGATCAAGGCAAGCAAAGCAAGTAAGTAATTCCGATGATACCTCACTGAATCGATGATCAAACTCTGTTGTGATAGCACTATGGTAGCAAAGAAGGTATCAACACGAAAGTAATGATCTTGAGTGATGTTGTTTCTCCCTCCTTTCCTTGATCTACCAAATCTTGGTACACTATCTTCCATATTTGGTATTGGGATATCATTTTCTTGGCAAAATGTTTTGACTTCTTCAAGTAGTGGCTCATAACCTTTGCTTCTCAAATTGTTCAAACGTGTTTTCACGTCAATAACCAAAGACATGGCCTCAACAATATTTTGATCCTTCTTCTGCAACAGATGAGATAGCTCATTTGTTATGCGAAGGATCTGTAACATCATCTTCATGATAAACACAAAGCTGAAAGACTCCATAGTAGGCACCAACCCCCCTGCCCTTGATGGATTACGTTCCTCATCATGCACCACTTGCAGAACTTCTATTATTGAGTCCCACATTGTTTCAATACGAAGCAATGTCCTGTAGTGAGATCCCCATCTTGTATCTCCAGGCCTAGGCAATGATGTTTCTTGATGTTGTCCTCTACCTGATGAAATATCTCCACTCTCCAACTTATTCAAAACAATTGTATGATGACTATCAATCAATAAATCCTTCCTCTTACAAGATGCACTAGTGCTGCTCACAATCATGTTCACATAGTCAAAGAAATCCTCTATAGATGAACAACACTTTGAAACCGAAACAACTACCAACTGCAATTGGTGAGCAAAACAATGGATATAGAAAGCATATGGGTTCTCATCACGAATTAGTTTTTGAACACCATTGAATTCACCTCTCATATTAGAAGCTCCATCATACCCTTGGCCTCGTATTTTTGCAATAGTTAAACCATGGGCACTAAGAACCTCCACTATTGCTCTCTTTAATGCTTCTGATGTAGTTAGCTTGACATGCTTGATACCCAAAAATCTTTCAACTACTTGCCCTTTTTTATTCACATACCTATATGAGGAAACTCACAATATTTAGAAATATTATAACAAGATTCATCAACATTCAACAAGAATACAAGATATAAAAGTGGATGTTTACCTGACTATTATGGCCATTTGCTCTTTGACTGATATATCACGAGATTCATCAACAAGAATAGAGAATAAACAACCACTCATCTCTTCTTTTATGACTTTGGTAACAGCTTGAGCACAACACTCGGCAAGTTCTTTCTGAATTGTTCCAGAAGTCATTTTAGCATTTTTAGGACAAGCAAATTCAAATGCCTGCCTCACTTCCTCATTTCTTAGTTTGTACCAATCAAGAAATTCTAGAAAGTTGCCTTTGTTCAATGAAGTTTCTGATTCATCATGTCCACGGAACGGTTCACCTTGCAAGGCAATATAACTTACAATAGCCAAAGATGTATCTACACGGGTTTCATACTTCTTTTCTGCCTCTTTGGTATGAACTACAATTT from Panicum virgatum strain AP13 chromosome 9K, P.virgatum_v5, whole genome shotgun sequence encodes:
- the LOC120648183 gene encoding zinc finger MYM-type protein 1-like; the encoded protein is MTSGTIQKELAECCAQAVTKVIKEEMSGCLFSILVDESRDISVKEQMAIIVRYVNKKGQVVERFLGIKHVKLTTSEALKRAIVEVLSAHGLTIAKIRGQGYDGASNMRGEFNGVQKLIRDENPYAFYIHCFAHQLQLVVVSVSKCCSSIEDFFDYVNMIVSSTSASCKRKDLLIDSHHTIVLNKLESGDISSGRGQHQETSLPRPGDTRWGSHYRTLLRIETMWDSIIEVLQVVHDEERNPSRAGGLVPTMESFSFVFIMKMMLQILRITNELSHLLQKKDQNIVEAMSLVIDVKTRLNNLRSKGYEPLLEEVKTFCQENDIPIPNMEDSVPRFGRSRKGGRNNITQDHYFRVDTFFATIVLSQQSLIIDSVRYHRNYLLALLALILEIHSLTLM
- the LOC120652793 gene encoding uncharacterized protein LOC120652793, with amino-acid sequence MALGDDSNPASYIHTVQHLIEKCMTFGMSMEECMEALAKRADVQPVVTSTVWKELEKENKEFFDQYKQWISEKRSAGRSS